The Ptychodera flava strain L36383 chromosome 16, AS_Pfla_20210202, whole genome shotgun sequence region GCAATTTCTTTGCACGCGGCCTGACGGTGCTAGTCTCGGATGATCCAAGCGACCTTTCACTCGCGCCCAAGCTGGGATATTTATTCAGCTTTCCCGCCTTTTCTCTAAAAtctgtgaaagaaaaaaacagatcATATTCCATATATGAAAGTATATTACCAAAATTGCTCACATATAAGTGAGTGTGTTCACAGATGTTACATTTATCTACACCAACAGGAACTTGTAGTCGAGTATGTGTACGATTGAATTGTTGTTACAGGGCTTGTGGTTGtagcttttgataattttttttcaatatttttgtttcgttCGTCGattgcaatttcttgttctgttcctcaaagcatgttaaaacacCTTCTATTTAGCTTGCTAACATAACGTATATGCGTGTTGAATGCGCTGTtattgttaaagggacaaagtcagccatttttcatgaattttgtttgatgtgagatactacttatattgtttgacatgttgaaagatactgaatgaatgggtgaccatgcatatattcaaccccggttttagacacgatcaatgaaaccatcgcgaaaatgaataaatggtcatgaccattaattcattttcgcgatggtttcgtttatcatgtctaaaaccggggtcgaatatatgcatggtcacccattcattcagtatctttcgacatgtcaaacaatataagtagtatctcacatcaaacaaaattcatgaaaaatggttgactttgtccctttaagtgtcCGATTCTATTCCGAATCAGAAtttagttgtcaacaataacagtgcagtacaagctgagttgacaagctgaatactgtgtatctcaatatgctttggggagttgAATAAGACActgtggttgacattaaaaatagtggaaaaatcatcaaaacttacagctttaAGCATGCACTATTGTTTCTTTTAACTTGTAGACCCAGAGTGCAAAGCCGAGGGGAGGTCAAAATGCGGTAAGAATGTCTTCCTCGTATAGATTCAaacaatcacagtccctctgtagACTGTGAAACAATACTTGTTTTCGCCAGTCTGAACAAACAGAGGCGTTAAAATAGATATGTTTTgaatgtatttttgaattttcttgttTACCATGTCGATTCAAAGAGATTATAAATCTTGACAGCTCTTCTGGTTTTCTGAAAAGAATAAGAATTATGAATCTCGCTGATTGACATGTTGGAAACGGTTAAGTACGGTACACGGTACAGTGTTTATCGAATTTAAAATAGATTTGAAAAAACACCATTGCATGGTATGTTTCCTACTGGtataaaataacataatttttaaTACGAATGTGTATAAGTCATTCTTAAATATGTTAAAGCGTGGAATTACCTTATGCCAAGTAGGGCCAAAGATTTTCATTTGGATCTGCCTTGAAGGACtctaggccaaataaaaaaaatgtgtgtgttTCAGGTAACATATCTCCAAAAATTAGGGTAGGCGGGTGAGAGgaattgttttttatttgtctttttgttaGCTGATGCCCATCAAATACGGTAGAATTTAGAGAACTGactcaagtttgttttgaaaatgcgaaaCAAATGTCTCAGGTCGGCGGGTTTTTCTAGGATcggtcgggttaccggaaacaaacatttttttctttatttggcCTCAGGTGGAATAAGCACTTTGTGCTATTGGGTAGCAAAGTTTTGTTAGGTAGCGGCGTCGACATCGGGAGCTAGCACGATGTATTTTGTTACGGAGCTGATCACACACATCACTTGTAATTCAACTATCGCACTGTCTTTAACACGAGTAGGATAACGCTTTACATTTCACTGCGACAGAAACTGATgtaatttaaggtagtacgtgcTTCAACAGTGACAGCTTTaaaatcttgttcaaaattcctataatgtatgtttcaaccattctcccgcaaaatgaaaaataaaaatctggggttaCCTTGCAAATTGTGGTACTAAAGAGACAAATTTCCTGAAAattttcccgatatttgaaattcaaaatggccgccattcctgtgttaactctatggaccATTCAGGGCAGATCCAAATGAAAAAACTTTGCCCCCGGGCTTTGGCCCTTCTTTGCATAAGGTAATTCTAGGCTTTAAAAATTTCGGTTTTCAAAAACCTAAGGCAGTTAAAACTTTCCTTAtccaaagagctttaaaatgagccccctacAAGCAACAGACGAGAAACGTAATGCTAAAATTTGAGATTCTGATATCTGTCGCCCCGAGGTGCACTCTGTCTAACAAACCTCTACGTGAGAAGTTTTCATATCGCAACAAACTCCGCGTCATACATATTGCTAGCCTGAAAACGGGCCTTGGCACGGTCCTATACGGCACATATCGTCCCACTTTTGCAGTCTAAGAGAACATCCACCAAGTAGGCAATCGGTCAACATTCCGAGACTCTTTCTTATTACTATCTACTATTCTGTTTGTACCTGCATTTCTTTCAGAGTGTACGCTGTTGTGTCTGAACTGTGCAGAAACCAATGACGACGAGTGTACTTGCTCTTGTAAACCGGGATGGATGGGAACCGACTGCGTGGGTACGTACACTTGATCATGCGCTATGGCTGGGACTTCGAAATACATCGGTTTATGGCTACTACTTTTTCTTTGGGCAAACTTAtcacagaaaatatttcaagactGGTGACATTTGCGAGAATTGTGCAAAGTGAATTTGTATCGTTGTGTCGTTCAAACACTGGATTGTTATCTGAAATGACACATTTACAAATGTTCAAATGCTTCTGAAGACAAACATTACTATGTTCTGCAATGTTAACGTTCTAAGAGAGGGCATGTCATGCCGTGCGTCAAATGACGAATGAGGGCGCTCACATGGTACACCTGTGCTAATTTTGGAGCCATTTCGTCTCCTCGAGTTGATCACTTCGTAAACACTTCATATTAACGCGTAGTAATCCCaggaaatattgaaatgtttgtCGTTATTATTATAAAGGGCCAGAAGCGGTAACTTTATAAAAATTTTCCCACTATTTGTGTTTTATCTCATAGGTAGTCTTAGTTCTACTCCCATAAGCATGCTGAAACATAGCTGGTGAACACAACATCTTTACATGAAAGACGCGCTGTTAATGTTACACtcgaattctagtccggatcattaaaaaatactgaaaaaatatcatcaaagtcACCACTACTGGCCCTTTACGTGAAGTTGTAGCTTTGCATCAGGAGAACGCAATCGGCGCTGTGCTCGAAAGGCGTTGAAGATTGATGCAAATGTGATGTCGAAATTTCTTTCTTTCAGCGGAATGTGCTGACACTCACCGTAACTGCGACATAGGATGGCCGGATTATCTGTGCGGAGATCCGGCGTGGGAGTTCGTCGATAACTTCTGCGTTAAAATGTGCGGACATTGCGGTGAGTTGTGCCGGAGTACATATCGGGTCGACAAatagttgagagagagagagagagagagagagagagagagagagagagagagagagagtcttaCATCATACATGTGGTTGATTTACATTGTCAAAAGCATTGCAATCACTTTTTAAGTGAGCCTAATTGTTGTGACACATTTGCGTAGTTTTCACACATTTTAACACGTTAGGAGAAAGTTACCATTCGTCTCAACGTTCCCTTAAGACTATATATCCCatgcttttgtttttcatcagaTCCGGGTCCATACGACGCCGCCGACCATTGTTGCGGCGGACTGGAGTGCGCCACCGGACTTGTAGATCCGAAGACGTGTCAATGTCTCTGTTTTGACGACAGGGGAGATGAATACAGCTGTGGTAAGCTATGGAAGTGGGGTGGATTTCAGAAAAGATCGATCATTGagcggcgggggggggggggggcgggggaGGAGTGAGGAGTTACTCACCACTGACTTGAGTACAGATGCATCAGCCTCACAGTTTTGAATTACAAAGCACAAACCATGTACAGTTTTCCGTAATGTCCGGGGTCGAAAGTACATTTGGTGTCAAAAATctacattttcaacaaaatgactGATCAAATTCGTGCTAGAGACAAGAACAGGGTCAAAATctacattttattaaaacatcCTCGGTCGATAGAGTACAGCAGACGAAAAAAGGGGAGTGTCAAAAGCGCGCTACATAtatgtgatagagggaccgcgTGTATACCCTTTCCAATACCAAGGCAGTGCGTATACGTCCTCCGATGTACCACATACGAGATATCGTTGATGTCAGCCGTACACCTTGTCCTGCGCCTAATATTCGTATTCCTGTAAAACATATCTTAGCTCTGTCCACGTAACGTCTGTTtgattattattcaaaattgctgAACTGTCAGCTGCCTTCTGGGAGTGTGAAAGATACCGATCTGTACAGTtgtgatgatattttcaaaaatcatgaaaCATGCGTGATGTTTGGCATATATCGTTCTTGCGATCACGTGTGCAGTATAAGATCAGGACAGAAGGGAGACAAAAACGGACAttgagaacaaacaaacaaacaaacaaacaaacaaagaaacaaacaaacaaacaaacaaataataaatagataaatacatacTTTGCTTCCCTCGGTCATCACACAATCAACATCACACCATCTAGTTATTATCCTGAGCAAGGCAATATTTGTATTGCCGAATAACGTTGGTTTAAAAAGAAGATCGTTTGGGATAAAAGAATTATGTTTGAAAGAACCCATAATTTCCTACCCATCCTGTCAAAACCGGTGAACTCCCGCTCTTTTCGAATGACTAAAATGCTTGTAGTTGGACTGAGTCTATTTCTCAGAGcgtttttaaataaataaataaataaataagtaaataaataaataaatcaaataatgaataaataattaaataagaaataataaataaataaataaataaataaatgaacgaataaataaattattaattaatagCGATCGCTCGAAATGTGTGGTTAATTATTGCATGCCGTGGTTATtctacattttgtttgttttatgcattcCAGATCTCCTCAAAACGACGCCCCCATTGCCAACGACGataaatactactactactacaaccACTACAGTGAAAACGGTGACAGAGCAGCGCACTCCGAAATTTGGCCCAGCACCGGAACCTGGTCGACAAAATGGCCTCATCGCCTTTCTCATCGCTCTCCTTGTCATCATATACGTCATCTTCGCTGCCTGTGTGACGTGGAAGGTCTACCTCAGACACTCAGTCGTTGTCTTCAAAAACAAAGTGTTTGCTGATCAGCCAAAGAAAATTGCAAAGGATTCCCAGACCGAGTCGATGGTTTATCCCCCTCCTATCCTTGCTTGGAAAGCTTGACAGTTTGTTGCAAATCGTTCCAAGTTTGAATGATTTATTTCGACTTAACGATTTTGGTTTAACTTGTGACATTTTAGGATTTTTATATTCCGTTTTCTGTCAAAATCTCAACACTGTCCAGAGTGAGTATATTATTAGTACATTTAACCTCGTTCGTCCGCTTCGTCACCACGTGATGGCGCCCTCGCTTTCCGAAGAGTGCCCCTATAACTTACAAGGATTTCAGCTATGGCGTCTAAGGTACAGAAAAGGGAAACATTTACGCATGGACGTTACGTCCATGATTTACGCGATTAAAAAAACACTGAAGAAATTGTGCAACACCGTCCTGGTTTTGGAAGTTATTTACAAATAAGGTCCACAGACACTTTTTAAAGGAAAGTTTACGGTTACGTAGATTTAGTTGACACCACAAGCATTGTTCTCCACTTGTGAACACCGAACTTTAGACTGACAACAGTACCGTTACGACAGTTTTCGCGACTGCCGCCTTGGACACGTCATTTCAATAGAAACCGTGTCCATTGTAATTGTCTTCCTGACATCGAGGTCGTAACAGTGTCTGGCatcttttcaatatttcttatTAAACAGTTCCTTTGAAAAGTTACTTGGTATGTGCGTGAATAGATCCTTAAAAGCTGCGGTGATAGCAATGAGTgtcacagagagagagagagagagagagagagagagagagagagagagagagagagagagagagagagagagagagagagagagagagagagagagagagagagagagagaggttctTAAAGTTAAACGGCGAACGTGTCTCCTAGTATTTAATTTAGAGTGTTTTTGGTGGAGCGgctttaattttatttaaacaaaaagcaaaaaagaaAGCCTAAAAAATGCGTGCATAAGTGATTTCAAGGGCCAGTGGCCAAACGAAGTAGCCGGTTCGTTCAAAACATCTATCATATATAAGGTAAAGCGATGGAAGCCGAAGTCGGCAAATTTtacattatcaatgaaatcgaaagaaaatatttcatgaagAACACCATCGTGGAAAATTTGACGCACAAAATAATCATAGATAAATAGTGACGTCATACAGACACGAATAGTTACGTGTATTCTAGCTGTAGCTGTACTTTtggaaagtacatgtatgtttgggAAACGTCAAGATATTTtatagagaaaaatatttaagaaaTATAAAGGTTGGCGTGTTAAGTTAAGGAAAACAATGTATTGCAAAATCTGTCATTCTATAATTATTTTCAATCTGCGTAAAATGTTTCCTTTAATATGATGGTCCTCAACTGCACACGTTTTAAAAGTAGAGTTGCGTGACACAATTAAAAAAGAGTCGCTTCTTCACACCCTGCAAAAATAACGAAACGCGATATTGGAATTCTAGTTTAGACTGTTAGGTGGTGCGATTTTATCAAAATAACCTCTACCCCCATGcacatacaaagaaaagtgttaagatgtataataattacCTAGTATGGCAGGCAGGTCAAGTACCATGCAGTACTTACCTTGAAGAAGAATGGGCTCAATATCTGATAGGTACGCCAGaatatctacctacctacctacctacctacctacctacctacctacctacctacctacctacctacctactccTTATCCGTCCTCCATACTTTACATTTATGTGGTAGGTTGATGGTTGTTTTTTTCCAGCGCCTGGAGTCCATCAGGAATACTAAGTGGCACTTCACAGTGCTGAAAGAGGCAAGTTTATATTCTTGTTTAAAGATTTCAACGGTCACTACCGAACAAGAGTGGAGCAGAATAGGTAAATGACCGATGTTCATACAGCTCTAGACCGACCCCGTCACTTAGCTTTCTCGGCAACAGTTACTGGCTGGTCATCGCGTTCTCCCCACGATCGACGCAACAGCCAACCACTGACGCGACAATCtgctgaagtttgttccttcagtGCCGACATACTTGGATCAAGTTTAATTCAGCTCGTTAATATGGCAAAAAAAACCCATCTGGTCAGGCACTTGTTCTGGGAATCCTTTCCCACTCTATTAGGTAGTATGTGTCTCGAAAGTgtaagactgaaacttttgctcaaactttccttaagcaatctttcaaccattctctttcaaagtcaagaataaaaatcggagtcgccgagcaaattttggtactagagaaacaaatcaccttagatttactgatatttaaaattcaaaacggccgccatccctttgttaactctatagaaaaactaagccgatggaaagttttcttacaccaagagctttgaaatgaatccccacaaatGCTACATCAGAAAAGATTGCAAAagtttagagtccaaatatctgtcccagaggcgcgaTGTTAGTGGAGATCTTACACCCGGGTCTTACACTGTTCTCTTATAAGCTTAATGTTATTCAGACATTATCTAATAGGCAGAAGTTCGATTACAACATGAGGTGTCTTAGGCTCCTGAATGAGAACCCCGCggtgcagtctgggtaaccgagactagaGTTGTTTGAAACTTGTAGAGCGGGAAAGGAGATCAGAACTCCACAGCTTATACGCCCtaatgactgaaaaacacaaCCTCCATGGTTTTGCACGAATATCGAAAGTTATCGCTATCTGCAAAGACATCGATCGAGAACATAGAAAGCAAGCGTTTCGCTGTAATTATATTTTATAGAATCACCGGCCCGCGATGCAACAACTTTCCTCGAGGATAGGTAATGTATGGTGGAAGTGAAATCCAGGAGCTGGCAAATAAAGTATAACcatgaatttatttttttgttttgttttaatcaCTTCGAAAAACAACAGTGGAAGTCCGGAACAAGGAGAAGAATTTATATCTTGACGTAAATTTGACAATAATTGAGAGAATACTCCATTGTCTGAGGTCGATACACATGTTTATATTTAGTGATCGAACAACTTATTAAGGACATGCCATGGTTCTCGTCCTGGGTGAACCCCAGTCCTAAAAAGGGTCCTCGCAGCACTCTTTGCAACGGTGACTCGTTGCACATATGTGACTGCTGTTGCTACAAAAGTTCCGTCCAAACCACTCACAGTGTAAATGTACAGTTTTAGCGCTGGAGGCAGAAAAAAAGACTCAGCGTCAATTGTGATAGACTCCAGACAGTTTGCAAATCGTGCAAACTCTCTTCATTCCATATTTCGGTAAAAATATGAGTTTAAAAAATCTTCGTTTGTACTCAGTGTGACGTCACTTCACCTCAAGGAAGACAGAATGATATTGAAGATGCCTAATGGCTTTTGTTCATTTCTTTCGGTTTGAGAATTCAATACGCCAGGGATTTCATGCCATGGTCGATGGTAAGGTGTAGTTCCTCCACCCGAAAACGTAAAATCCGAGAGCAAATCCGATCAGAATCGAGATGGCAAGCCATGCGTTGTAAGTCATGAAGATCAACATGAGTGAGTAAGCCAGGGCCATCTGAGCCACGTGGAGAGTTGTCTGTATGGAGTGATGGACGCTGCACATTGTGATGTTACCCTGTGACCTGTGGGGTGAAGGGTCAAACAAAATAACTTATGTAGAGTTCATTTTTGAGAATCACCTAAATCTGTGTATACAGCATTGTAGAATTTGTATTGCACATGCTGATTTTCTGAGtacaatgaatattttgtttcgtATAAAATATCGTCCAGTGCGACGAACCTCCCTAGTCTAGAGTAATACTATTTCCTTGCCGTAGATGATATTATTATGAATAGTTTGTAAACTCTGGTTTACCATTGGACATAGTCATCATTTGCATTGGCTGCAACTGACGTCATGCTGTCCTGGATGGCTCAATTACAAATCTACCATAGATGAACACAAATGTCGATGACGTTGCAATGAAGTTGCGAAAAGGAGatttaaaatgacaaacaaacaaacaaactaacaaagAGATACAAAAATGTTGTCCGGGTTTtctgcctcatttaatatgataATGACACTTCATACTTCGACACACTCAAGAGAGACACTTGACGTTCATCACATCATGCGCTGGCAATAAGGTATTTGACTTTTCTTGATATCAATATTGCGCCAAACAGAACCACTTTCTTCCTTTAGTTCAGTAAACAGTATTCCATGCCTCACCCTTCTTTCTTCAGTATCGCCTGCTTTTCTGACGGACTGTCTTCCATCTTGGCAGCGGCTTTGGCTTCAATCTCAAACGCTTTTCTGAGCAAGCAGTGCCGCAGGACTTTCAGTCCTTCGTACGAGAAGGCCATGAGAAATACAGCCAGGCAAGACATTACCAATTCTGCAAAAGACAGAACTTCTTTTACGTTCTCTCCAGATATCGCTGCTTTATCAGGATATTTCCTAGGTAGAGACGTCAAGTGCATTGCAGAAGTACAAAGTATTTATTTCGTAGAATACAAACCTACGGTAGCCATCGCCTAAGATACAGCTTCTCCCGTGTCTTAGTATTGAGCGAGAGGGTGAGAGCAAGGTTCATCTTTTTGTGTTCCTATTGTTAAAGTATGGAGATTCAAACGGTGTCTTACAGATGTGGCTCCAATGATACAATAATTGTGAATTAGAGGTAAAAGAGTTCATCCGTTCataaagtagaagcggcgattccgaggaag contains the following coding sequences:
- the LOC139114281 gene encoding uncharacterized protein, which codes for MSTAETLPRLKAICNSLPLLRFVIYGCIWFLLVPSHPLLAHPAGGKNDQAKLAAFERVLKRSTDDNLGPWIWPFNEDQINAIVEAHNDVRRLVEPEASNMMKMVWDEELSFLAQNWSEECVFAHPHYPVDYGQNLATHSDLVRAIYAWFSEYDFYDYDTMTCEPGKLCGHYTQVAWAQSYQVGCGIQDCGLWHVTTCNYRPAGNSPGRQPYQSGYVCGQCPSPSWCEDRLCNPECKAEGRSKCECTLLCLNCAETNDDECTCSCKPGWMGTDCVAECADTHRNCDIGWPDYLCGDPAWEFVDNFCVKMCGHCDPGPYDAADHCCGGLECATGLVDPKTCQCLCFDDRGDEYSCDLLKTTPPLPTTINTTTTTTTTVKTVTEQRTPKFGPAPEPGRQNGLIAFLIALLVIIYVIFAACVTWKVYLRHSVVVFKNKVFADQPKKIAKDSQTESMVYPPPILAWKA
- the LOC139114282 gene encoding high affinity copper uptake protein 1-like isoform X1; translation: MDHANMHSSATMQMSMYFQFSTDVTILFQGWQVENVWQLVMSCLAVFLMAFSYEGLKVLRHCLLRKAFEIEAKAAAKMEDSPSEKQAILKKEGSQGNITMCSVHHSIQTTLHVAQMALAYSLMLIFMTYNAWLAISILIGFALGFYVFGWRNYTLPSTMA
- the LOC139114282 gene encoding high affinity copper uptake protein 1-like isoform X2 codes for the protein MSMYFQFSTDVTILFQGWQVENVWQLVMSCLAVFLMAFSYEGLKVLRHCLLRKAFEIEAKAAAKMEDSPSEKQAILKKEGSQGNITMCSVHHSIQTTLHVAQMALAYSLMLIFMTYNAWLAISILIGFALGFYVFGWRNYTLPSTMA